From a single Sander vitreus isolate 19-12246 chromosome 2, sanVit1, whole genome shotgun sequence genomic region:
- the lias gene encoding lipoyl synthase, mitochondrial — MALLKQSCCVAGRFSTSHLWLSPRCIPHVYTSSLTAVEKSSSNRADRKKELLGDDGPDLQDFISGELSEKNKWEEYRGNLKREKGERLRLPPWLKTEIPIGKNYNRLKNTLRDLNLHTVCEEARCPNIGECWGGGEYATATATIMLMGDTCTRGCRFCSVKTARRPPPLDPDEPYNTAKAIAAWGLDYVVLTSVDRDDIADGGAEHFAKTVSNLKERDSQILVECLTPDFRGDLAAVEKIALSGLDVYAHNVETVRELQRFVRDPRANFDQSLSVLKHVKKVKPTVLTKTSIMLGLGETDQQILNTLTELREAGVDCLTLGQYMQPTKRHLKVEEYVTPERFAHWEKVGNDMGFMYTASGPLVRSSYKAGEFFLKNLLKKRKAEVTIAE, encoded by the exons ATGGCGCTGCTCAAACAAAGTTGTTGTGTAGCTGGCCGTTTCTCCACAAGCCATCTATGGCTGAGTCCCAGATGCATCCCACAT GTTTACACCAGCAGTCTGACAGCTGTGGAGAAATCCTCCTCAAACCGGGCTGACAGAAAGAAGGAGCTTCTGGGTGACGACGGGCCTGATCTACAAGACTTCATTTCGGGGGAATTATCGGAGAAAAACAAGTGGGAAGAGTACAGAGGCAacctgaagagagagaaaggagagag GCTGCGCCTTCCCCCATGGCTCAAGACGGAGATCCCCATTGGAAAAAACTACAACAGGCTGAAGAACACTCTGAGAGACCTGAACCTGCATACA GTGTGTGAGGAGGCCAGGTGTCCTAACATTGGGGAATGCTGGGGAGGAGGAGAGTACGCCACAGCCACAGCCACCATCATG CTGATGGGGGACACATGTACCCGTGGGTGCAGGTTCTGCTCCGTAAAGACCGCCCGTCGACCTCCACCTCTGGACCCAGACGAGCCCTACAATACAGCCAAGGCCATCGCTGCCTGGGGACTGGACTATGTTGTTCTCACCTCAGTCGACAGAGATG ATATTGCTGATGGAGGAGCAGAGCACTTTGCTAAAACTGTCTCCAACCTAAAAGAAAG GGACTCTCAGATCCTGGTTGAATGTCTGACCCCTGATTTTCGTGGTGACCTGGCAGCAGTAGAGAAGATCGCCCTATCAGGGTTGGATGTGTATGCCCACAATGTGGAGACAGTGCGAGAGCTGCAAAG GTTCGTGCGTGACCCCAGAGCGAACTTTGACCAGTCTCTGAGTGTCCTGAAGCACGTTAAAAAGGTCAAACCAACTGTGCTCACCAAGACTTCCATCATGCTGGGACTGGGCGAGACTGACCAACAGATACTCAACACCTTGACTG AGTTGCGAGAGGCAGGGGTGGACTGTCTAACACTGGGCCAGTACATGCAACCCACTAAACGCCACCTAAAG GTGGAGGAATATGTCACTCCAGAGAGGTTTGCCCACTGGGAGAAAGTTGGGAATGATATGGGATTCATGTACACAGCCAGTGGGCCACTGGTGCGATCTTCCTACAAAGCAG
- the rfc1 gene encoding replication factor C subunit 1 yields the protein MDIRRFFAPTSAKPSVQKPAPNGNIKTEEKKKKKKKKNSSSSNEEVKKKETAKVKSSKPKETRKDSEKKRKKHAVIESDSEDEEPVRKSKKSPKEKQKTSQIEPPPKKDPVQYVSETDSDSDNFQSLKKVSEPKQNGTAKRTKSDAGSARPGVKEGLKSPVKPSSTQGKPAVKSPPVPVTPKSAPPPPLKRTPTSVLDYFGSATVQRSDKKLVASTKRKAPTRDTDELMSDEQIAKQLQVDEDMELEKQVHEDEEFARTLAMLDEEPQAKKARKGSDEKSAAAACPKKSSTNSAAGSTSSPSKTNRRGSMSEDVISLSPKKNPVPVKASSKLAMMKKKEEEREERPKSKTPISPTKIKLSPKNEPLPLSNLDKRFTPKTGTTPTTVKTSPRKPESTSTSPYDSEKKKVNSAAYRNFLNRDGPRALGSKEIPQGAENCLEGCVFVLTGVMESMERDDAKSLIERYGGKVTGNISKKTTYLVQGRDSGVSKLEKAESLGTKILDEDGLLELIRTKPGKKSKYEIAAEAESKASKTRTPPSKTLKSTPKAQKISPSKGNSRSPHTPSPSKTGLAQGHGARTRDGCTPPGRGSGHTARRELGLSPSTSSSSAPGPSPTHEDASLLWVDKYRPRSLKTVIGQQGDQSCANKLLRWLQNWYRHHSGGSSKPPVARFGKFGGKDDGSGFKAALLSGPPGVGKTTTAALVCEELGFSYVEMNASCTRSKNSLKEVVSESLNNTSIESFYKGTSQKVSSKHVLIMDEVDGMAGNEDRGGIQEMIGLIRNSKIPIICMCNDRNHQKIRSLANYCFDLRFQRPRVEQIKGAMMSLAFKEGIKIPPPALNEMILASNQDVRQVIHNLSMWSAKNKVMTFDQCKSDAASARKDMKLGPFDVCRKVFASGEETAHMSLIDKSDLFFHDYSLAPLFVQENYPHVRPKAAGGDLKSHLMLLSKTADSISDGDLVDRQIRSRQIWSLLPTQAIYASVLPGELMKGYMSQFPNFPSWLGKNSSTSKHSRIVQELASHMCLKTMSSRQAVNLDYLYYLRQALLSPLQRHGAEGAGEAVQLLDNYQLIKEDVDSIMEISVWGGQPDPYSKLDSKVKAAFTRAYNKEAHLTPYSLQAVKKGRRGGGGESEFGGEDMDNEVQESEDEGLKTDAMIKQKKAKATKESKKEKKEDSGKGKGKGTGKGKAKK from the exons ATG GACATCAGGCGGTTCTTTGCACCGACTTCAGCCAAGCCTTCAGTGCAGAAACCAGCTCCAAATGGAAACATCAaaacagaggagaagaagaagaagaagaagaagaagaattccTCCTCATCAAACGAGGaagtgaaaaagaaagagacCGCCAAG GTGAAAAGCTCCAAACCAAAGGAGACACGCAAAGATAGTGAGAAAAAACGAAAGAAGCATGCAGTCATAGAATCAG ACTCTGAGGATGAGGAGCCAGTAAGGAAGtcaaaaaaatccccaaaagagaaacagaagacGAGCCAAATTGAGCCACCTCCCAAAAAAGATCCTGTGCAGTATGTCTCTGAAACAG ACTCAGACAGTGACAACTTTCAGTCCTTAAAGAAGGTGTCTGAACCTAAGCAGAATGGCACGGCCAAACGGACAAAGTCAGATGCAGGAAGTGCTCGTCCAGGAGTCAAAGAGGGGCTGAAGTCTCCTGTCAagccctcctccacacaggGGAAACCTGCGGTGAAGTCTCCTCCTGTGCCCGTCACCCCTAAATCGGCCCCGCCTCCTCCGCTCAAACGAACCCCCACTTCAGTACTCGACTACTTCGGCAGTGCGACTGTTCAGCGTTCAGACAAGAAGCTCGTAGCCAGCACCAAGCGAAAGGCT CCGACTCGGGACACAGATGAGCTCATGAGTGATGAGCAAATCGCCAAACAGCTGCAGGTGGACGAGGACATGGAG CTGGAAAAGCAGGTCCATGAGGACGAGGAGTTTGCCAGAACTCTGGCCATGCTGGACGAGGAGCCTCAAGCAAAGAAG GCTCGTAAAGGCTCCGATGAAAAATCGGCCGCGGCCGCGTGTCCCAAAAAGAGCAGTACCAACTCTGCTGCTGGCAGCACGAGCAGCCCGTCAAAGACCAACCGAAGGGGCAGCATGTCAGAAGACGTGATTAGTCTGTCTCCTAAGAAGAACCCCGTCCCCGTCAAAGCCAGCTCCAAACTGGCCATgatgaagaaaaaggaagaagagagagaagaaaggccAAAGAGTAAAACACCAATCTCGCccacaaaaataaaactctcTCCCAAAAACGAGCCCCTCCCTTTGTCAAACTTAGACAAGAGGTTTACTCCCAAGACAGGAACCACGCCCACCACAGTAAAAACTTCTCCCAGGAAACCAGAG AGCACGAGTACGAGTCCTTATGATTCAGAGAAGAAGAAGGTCAACTCTGCAGCTTACAGGAACTTCCTGAACCGCGATGGACCACGAGCTCTCGGCTCCAAGGAAATCCCACAg gGTGCAGAGAACTGTTTGGagggctgtgtgtttgtgctgacgGGGGTCATGGAGTCCATGGAGAGGGATGATGCCAAATCCCTCATCGAGCGCTACGGAGGCAAGGTGACGGGCAACATCAGCAAGAAGACCACCTACCTGGTGCAGGGCAGAGACAGcggagtctcgaagctcgagaaG GCAGAGAGTCTCGGTACCAAGATCCTGGATGAGGATGGTCTGTTGGAGCTGATCAGAACCAAACCAGGAAAGAAGTCCAAGTACGAGATCGCTGCAGAGGCTGAG agcaaaGCCTCAAAGACCAGGACTCCCCCcagcaaaacattaaaaagcaccCCCAAAGCCCAGAAGATCTCTCCCTCCAAGGGGAATTCCAGGTCCCCTCACACCCCGAGCCCGTCTAAGACCGGCTTGGCCCAAGGCCATGGTGCCAGGACCAGAGATGGCTGCACTCCACCTGGGAGAGGCTCAGGCCACACAGCCCGGAGGGAGCTGGGCCTTTCCCCCTCCACCTCTTCATCTTCAGCCCCAGGACCATCACCGACACATGAGGACGCCAGTCTGCTGTGGGTGGACAAGTACCGCCCACGCTCTCTGaagactgtgattggtcaacagGGGGATCAGAGCTGTGCCAACAAGCTGCTCCGCTGGCTGCAGAACTGGTACAGACACCACAGCGGGGGCTCTTCCAAGCCACCAG TTGCAAGGTTTGGTAAGTTTGGAGGAAAAGATGATGGATCTGGATTCAAAGCTGCTCTGCTCTCCGGACCTCCGGGCGTGGGTAAGACCACCACAGCTGCCCTGGTCTGTGAG GAATTGGGCTTCAGCTACGTGGAGATGAACGCCAGCTGTACTCGCAGCAAAAACAGTCTGAAGGAAGTCGTCTCAGAGTCACTTAACAACACCAGCATTGAGAGCTTCTACAAAG GCACGTCTCAGAAAGTGAGCAGTAAACACGTCCTGATCATGGATGAGGTTGATGGCATGGCTGGCAACGAGGACCGTGGAGGAatccag GAGATGATCGGCCTGATCAGAAATTCAAAGATTCCCATCATCTGCATGTGCAACGATCGTAACCACCAGAAGATCAGGTCACTGGCCAACTACTGCTTCGATTTGCGCTTCCAGAGGCCGCGAGTGGAACAGatcaag GGAGCAATGATGTCCCTCGCTTTCAAGGAGGGAATCAAGATCCCCCCCCCAGCTCTTAATGAAATGATCCTAGCCTCCAATCAGGATGTCCGACAG GTGATCCACAACCTGAGCATGTGGTCGGCCAAAAACAAGGTGATGACGTTTGACCAGTGTAAGTCTGACGCAGCCAGCGCTCGCAAGGACATGAAACTGGGTCCGTTTGACGTCTGTAGGAAGGTATTTGCCTCAGGGGAGGAGACTGCCCACATGAGCCTCATCGACAAGTCTGACCTCTTCTTCCACGACTACTCGCTAGCGCCGCTCTTTGTCCAAGAGAACTACCCGCATGTTCGACCAAAGGCTGCAGG TGGTGACCTGAAGTCCCACCTGATGTTGCTCAGCAAGACAGCGGACTCCATCTCTGACGGAGACCTGGTGGACAGACAGATCCGCTCTCGGCAGATCTGGTCACTCTTGCCCACACAG GCCATCTATGCCAGTGTGTTACCAGGGGAGCTCATGAAAGGCTACATGAGTCAGTTCCCCAACTTCCCCAGCTGGCTTGGCAAGAACTCCTCCACCAGCAAACATTCCCGCATCGTCCAGGAGCTGGCCTCACACATGTGTTTAAA GACGATGAGCAGCAGACAGGCAGTGAACCTGGACTACCTGTACTACCTGCGGCAGGCGCTGCTGAGCCCGCTTCAGAGGCACGGAGCGGAGGGCGCCGGCGAAGCTGTGCAGCTGCTGGACAACTACCAGCTCATCAAGGAGGACGTGGACAGCATCATGGAGATCAGCGTCTGGGGCGGACAACCAGACCCTTACTCCAAACTGGACTCCAAG GTGAAGGCAGCATTCACACGGGCCTACAACAAAGAAGCTCACCTGACACCATACTCTCTGCAAGCAGTGAAGAAGGGCCGCCGCGGTGGCGGGGGGGAGTCTGAGTTCGGAGGAGAGGACATGGACAACGAAGTGCAGGAGTCTGAAGATGAGGGCCTCAAAACCGACGCCATGATCAAA CAGAAGAAGGCCAAAGCCACCAAGGAgtcaaagaaagagaagaaggaagATTCTGGAAAGGGAAAGGGCAAGGGGACGGGCAAAGGCAAAGCCAAGAAATGA
- the rpl9 gene encoding large ribosomal subunit protein uL6, giving the protein MKTILSSQTVDIPDNVEVRLKGRTVTVKGPRGKLVREFNHINLELSLLGKKQKKLRVDKWWGNRKELATVRTICSHVQNMIKGVTLGFRYKMRSVYAHFPINVVIQETGTLVEIRNFLGEKYIRRVRMRAGVNCAVSAAQKDELVLEGNDIELVSNSAALIQQATTVKNKDIRKFLDGIYVSEKGTVQEPTQ; this is encoded by the exons ATGAAGACCATTCTCAGCAGTCAGACCGTCGACATCCCCGACAATG TCGAGGTGAGGTTGAAGGGGCGGACAGTGACGGTCAAGGGGCCCCGTGGAAAACTCGTTAGGGAGTTCAACCACATCAACCTAGAGCTCAGTCTGCTGGGCAAGAAACAGAAGAAG CTTCGTGTGGATAAATGGTGGGGAAACAGGAAGGAGCTGGCCACAGTCCGCACCATCTGCAGCCACGTCCAGAACATGATCAAGGGAGTCACTTTG GGTTTCCGGTACAAAATGCGTTCTGTGTACGCCCATTTTCCCATCAACGTCGTCATTCAGGAGACTGGAACTCTGGTCGAGATCAGGAACTTCCTGGGAGAGAAGTACATCCGCCGTGTCCGAATGAGGGCTG GTGTTAACTGTGCAGTCTCCGCTGCCCAGAAGGACGAGCTGGTGCTGGAGGGTAACGACATTGAGCTGGTGTCAAACTCAG CTGCTCTGATCCAACAGGCAACCACAGTCAAAAATAAGGATATCAGAAAGTTCTTGGATGGTATTTACGTGTCTGAGAAGGGAACAGTACAAGAACCGACTCAGTAA